The Nostoc sp. PCC 7524 nucleotide sequence GGTATTTTAGGTCAAATTACCGTTGACGATAAAATAAATCCACTTTATGAAACCTCTAGGCTCACCACAAAAGGAGATTTGAGAGTAAAGATCTATGTTTCTACTGCTAAGTCGGGTACTGTTGTGGTTACTAATTGGTGTAATTGTATACTCTGTGTTTCAGAGATTCTACCCTTCTGGAACTTTTGTTGGACGATTAATTTTTGTTGTTTTATTGGTGGTTATAGCTTTGTCATTTCTGAACCCCAATGAACCAGCTGTAGCATCTTTGTGGCGTTTGGTATCGTTTCCCCTAAAACCTTTAGGGGCTGCTGTTTTAATGTTGATGTTTGCGGCGCAAAGGATCAAGGGAGGAGGCATTGATAAACCAGGGGGATATTTAGTTGGTTGGGCGCTGACAGTTTTACTTTTGGCTAGTACACCTGCGATCGCCTATTTCTTAGTCAGAGCTCCGTTAGTCACAGGGGTAACTATCCCTAATTATCAGCTACTATCATCTCCATCGGAGACGATTGTCGCTTTGGACACACAAAGCTACCTCATGCCAGTTACAGATATGGTGGGGGATACTATCTTACCCAGTAGCCAATTAAGCCCAGCCACTTTAGCATTTAAATACTGGGAAACGAAAATCCCCCCTTATCTGATGCAAAATCCCCAACAAATTAGAGAACGAGGATTGCGACTAGAAGACTTTGTACCCAGTGCAGAAACACTCCAACTGACAACACAGGTTTGGGAAAGTTATCTGAATCAAGTTTACGTTTTCTTACGCGGTCGTCAGACATAAGGGTGCGTCAGCACTTTCAAATTTGAGATTGTTTAATCCAAAATCTAAAATCTAAAATTCTTCTGCCCCCTGCCTTAATTCCATGAAACAATCTCGACGAATTGCTAAACTTGGTGCTTACCTCCGTCCCCATTGGCGAGATGCCACTTTCGGCATTTTGGCTTTGTTGTCTGTGAATGGACTAGGGGTTTATATTCCCTGGTTAATTCGCGCTTGCGTTGACGAAATTGCCAATAATTTTAGCTGGTATGAAATACTACGTTATGTAGTAGTGATTATTTTACTCAGTTCTGCTATGTGGCTAATCCGCATGGCTTCGCGACTGTGGATATTTGGCGTAGGACGGCAAGTAGAATTTGACCTCAAACAAAGAATTTTTGAGCATTTACTGAAGCTGGAACCTGCTTATTTTGCGACTAATACCATTGGGGACTTAATTAGCAGGGCTACCAGTGATGTAGATAATGTGAGGCGGTTGTTAGGTTTTGCCGTCTTAAGTTTGGCCAATACGGTGTTTGCTTACGCTCTTACACTACCAGTCATGCTAGCCATTAACATCAATCTCACACTAGCCTCCTTAGCAGTGTATCCCTTGATGTTTGTATTAGTACATTTGTTTAGCGATCGCTTACGTCAACAACAGGCAGTAGTACAAGAAAAACTTTCTGATATTAGTGAACTCATTCAAGAAGATGTCAGTGGCATAGCGTTGATTAAAATCTACGCCCAAGAAGAAAATGAGCGTCGAGCTTTTGCTCAAAAAAATCAACAGCTATTAGGGGCTAACTTGGCACTAGCAAAAAGCCGGAATACCCTATTTCCGCTCATTGGTGGTTTAGCTGGTTTGAGTTCACTAATTATTATCTGGTTGGGAACAACACAGATTGCGGCGGGAACTCTGGCTGTTGGGGATTTTTTGGCATTGCTCATCTATGTAGAGCGGTTAGTTTTCCCTACCGCCTTGTTAGGATTTACCATTACCGCTTACCAACGGGGAGAAGTAAGTATAGATCGCTTAGAAGCTATTCTCAGTGTCACCCCCAAAATTCAAGATGATAGAGGTGCGATATATCTACCGATAGTGCAGGTAAGGGGGGAACTGTCAGCGAAAAATCTCAGTTTCACTTATCCTGGTGCGACTACTCCGGCTCTAGATCAAGTTAACTTTAGAATTAAGCCAGGGGAAACAGTGGCAATTGTCGGTGCCATCGGTTCAGGAAAGTCTACCTTAGCCAATGCCTTACCCCGCTTATTGGATATTGCCCCAGGACAGTTGTTTTTAGATGGGGTAGATATTACCCAGATTGCCTTAGCAGATTTACGTTATGCGATCGCCTACGTACCTCAAGATAGCTTTTTATTTAGCACCACCATCAAAAATAATATTCGCTATGGTGATCCCATCAGCGAACAAGAAAATGTAGAGCAGGTAGCTAAATTAGCCCAAATTCACCCAGAAGTGATTAATTTTCCGCAACAATACGAAACTATAGTCGGTGAACGGGGAATTACGCTTTCTGGTGGACAACGGCAACGTACTGCTTTAGCTAGAGCCTTGTTAGTCAATGCGCCGGTGTTAATCTTAGATGATGCCCTCTCTAGTGTAGATAATCAAACCGCTACCCAAATCCTCAAAAATCTCTCTGGTGGTACAGAACGCAAAACAGTAGTTTTTATTACTCATCAACTTTCGGCTGCGGCCGCAGCTGATCGGATTTTGGTGATGGATAAAGGTAAAATTGTGCAAACTGGAAATCATGTACAGTTATTACAAAAACCTGGACTGTACAGAAATTTGTGGAGCCAACATCAGGTAGAAGAATTACTACGCTAGTATATTTCCTCTAGCATCTATGATTTGGTGTGCGTATAATTTGTCGTGCGAATTGCTTCAGTAATCTACACACGGCAAAATTCATGTTGGATTTAATACATAATTTCTTAGCAGACGGCTTATTTATCCCCCACGGACATTGTTACCTCTGGAAGCCTGGGTTAGTGGGGTTACACATCTTATCAGACTCTCTCATTGCTCTGGCTTATTATTCAATTCCCATCACCATAGTTTATTTTGTCCAAAAACGAGAAGATTTTCCATTTAAATGGATACTCCTCTTATTTGGAGCCTTCATTGTTTCCTGTGGTACAACCCATGTCATGGAAATTTGGACACTTTGGCATCCAACTTACTGGCTATCTGGCTTGATGAAAGCTATTACTGCTTTTATCTCCGTTTATACAGCAATTATTTTAGTACCAATAATTCCCCAGGCGCTAGCTTTACCGAGTCCAGCACAATTAGAGGTAGCTAACAATCAATTAAAAGCGGAAATCGTTGAAAGAAAAACAGCAGAAGCAGCTCTTTTACAAATCAAAACCGAATTAGAAACTATAGTTGAGAATCGCACGGCTCAATTAAAACAAGCGATGTTGCAATCTTTGGCTACTGCTACCAAAGCTCAAGAACAAGCAAGAAAATTAGAAAAAGCCCTCAAAGAATTAGCAACTACACAAGCTCAACTGGTGCAAACCGAAAAAATGTCTTCTTTGGGACAATTAGTCGCAGGTGTTGCCCATGAAATTAATAATCCCATTAACTTTATTTATGGAAATATCCACTTCACGAACGAATATACTCAAGATTTATTAAAATTACTGCTCCTTTACCAAAAGTCTTATCCCCAACCAGTATCAGCTATTCAAGATTATCAGAAAGAAGTTGACATTGATTTTGTAGCAGATGATTTGCAGAAACTTTTAGCTTCTATCAAAATGGGAGCCGAACGCATCCGTGAAATTGTTTTATCTTTACGCAATTTCTCACGCCTAGATGAATCAGAATTGAAACAAGTAGATATTCATGAAGGCATTAATAATACACTTTTGCTATTACAAAACCGCTTAAAATTTCAAGGTAAGCATCCAGACATTCAAGTTATTAAAGAATATGGTAATTTACCTCATATCGATTGTTATCCTGGACAACTAAATCAAGTATTTATGAATGTTCTGGCTAATGCTATTGATGCTTTAGAAGAGACATTAGTCAAAAATATCAAACCATTAACTACACCACAGATTCATATTCGCACAGAAGTTTTAGATAGTAACCAAGTCATGATTCGCATTGCTGACAACGGTTGTGGCATGACGGAAGAGGTGAGACAAAAAATCTTTGATCCATTCTTTACTACTAAACCTGTCGGTTCAGGTAAGGGTTTAGGAATGTCAATTAGCTACCAACTGATAGAAAAGCATGGTGGCAACCTGAAATGCAATTCTTCTCTACTTCAAGGTACAGAGTTTTTGATTCAAATTCCAACTCAGTTGAAGAAGGCAGGAGGCAGGAGGCAGGAGGCAGAGGGCAGAAGGTTTTGTTTAGAAGGGGATTCCGACCCCTCCTAAACAAGAGCCACCAAATTGAAAATTTGGTGGGGGTCTTAAACCCTTGCTCCCTACCCTGCGGGAACCCCTTCGGGGAATGGTCGCGGCAGAGGACAGAGGCCAGTATTCCTTCTGCCTCCTGCCCTCTGCCCTCTGCCTTTCTTGATAAAATTTTCTCAATAAACTATCGCCGGGTTACATAAAAATTCACATAATTGATATTATTCCCGACTCCCTCCAAAGTTCTATCCTTGGCAACTCAGTATTAGTTTGATAGCTGCGTTAGTTTGTTTTGTGGCTTGGGTAGCATAAAGTACCAAAAAACTCGTGCTGCGTAAAAATGCTGAATATATCAAAATCTCCTGCTGTCAGTTTACAGCATCGTCATCTGGGAGCGATCGCTGCGCTCATCTTAATTAGTCTATTAAGTTCCTGGAGTGGATTATCACTTCACCATGTTATTGCTAATGGGTGGGATGGTTTGTTATGGGGAATTGCAGATCCAGTTTTAAGTTTGGTAAGTCTGTCTAGTATCGTAGCAATTGGCTTACTTTCTGCTGGGGTTGTTCAAGGTTTGCTAATCACGACTGTTTTTCTAGTGTCAGCAATTTTGGGCATATTATTGCATCTATCACAGATCAATTTACCAGGTGCAGAGATGACAGTGAGCCTTGCTAGTATTGCCTGTGGTGCGATATTGATCATGCCTCATCAACTACACTGGCTAATCATTGCTATGGTAGGAGCGATCGCTGGCTGTTTTCAAGGTTACGTTAATGCCCAATCTCTCATCGGAGTCGAAATCATCCCCATACTAACCTACATATTAGGCACAGTTTTGACTTTGTATGCAGTTGCCTTAAGTGCTAAAGAAATCACAATTAAAAATGCTTTACCTCAAGTCAATTGCTGGTTAGGTTGGGCTTTCTGTGGAATTGGGATTGTGTTATCGCGTCACGTAACGCACCAGTAAATAACGTTCACAAGGCATCCTAGCAGATTCTAAAGCTACATCTTCCCAGTGCCTAATTATTAGTAACATTTAATGAGCAATTAACTAATGAAAATTACACAGTTAATTACCCATTAAATGTTAATTTTTAGAAAGCACCAATTTTGCCAAAAATGACATAGATTGTTTTGACAATCACTTGTAAATCATATAGTGGATGCCAATTGCTTTGATATTGTAAGTCTAAATCAACTATTTTTTCAAAATCTTTGACGTGAGAACGTCCATTAACTTGCCATTCACCAGTTAATCCAGGCTTGACATTTAAACGTTGCCAGTGACGGTTATTATATTTTGCCACTTCATCAGCAGTAGGCGGACGTGTTCCTACTAAACTCATATCGCCCATCAACACATTCCAAAACTGGGGTAATTCGTCCAAACTGCTGCTTCTTAAAAAGCGTCCTACCTTGGTGACACGAAAGTCGTTTTTATTTTTAAAGACAAATCCATCTGCTTCGTTATCTACTAAAGATTTCAGGTTCTCCGCATCATTGACCATCGAGCGAAATTTCCAAATCCGAAAGACACGGCCTTGAAGGCCATAACGTTCTTGAGAGAAAAGAATCGGTCCTGGACTATCTAGTTTAATGGCGATCGCGATCGGGATAAACACAATAGCCAAAATTAACAGTCCTACCAGACTTCCTAAAATATCCAACCCACGTTTAAATTTCGACTCTACTGAGGGATGTTCTGTAAAACTTAGTTCCCAGTCTTTGTAAGTAGTACCTTGCAATACTCTTGGTGAGGGTGTTTGATACATGGTACATTCTCTAGCCAAGTTGTTTATTAACAATCGTAATATTACTGATTCTCTATCAGAATATAAACTTGACTTCATCACAAACCCGATGTTTTACGGTATATTTACTTAATCTTCATCTATATTCGCGGGATCATGAACTTGTGTAAATTTAAGATGAAGACACATAAATCTATCATAAGGAGGATGGATAGCGCATACTAATATGTGTCAAAGAATTCATTTAGCGGAAAAATTATTACTAACTGATTACCTCAGTAGAAAAGTTCAAGCTGAACTGACAAAATACCAGTGTTCAAAATTGCTGAGTTGAAAGTGCTACTAGCAGAGCGGGAGGTTAACCTGTAATTTTTCGTTCACTCAGCACGCTGCTCAAAGCCCCGAAGAAAGCTAACACAACTAAGTCAGGTAAATAAGGCACATTCCCAAAAGCAAGATTGTCTGACTCAAACATGACATAGCTAGCCTTGCAAGTTGTCAGCAGTTGATTAATAGAGCTTTACACTAGCGAAACTATCAGTTAGGTGGCAAAAATGCTTCTATCATTTGCCAGAAGCAGTAAAAAACAAATTCATCAATAGTAATGAAACGGAAATGATTTAGGGCTGTCTTGATCCAAATTTTAGGAGAATTCCAGCTATAAACACATGGAGTTTTCATTTAAAACAATATCCTAAATTTGTTTAGCCCATAACCAGGGACAACGATTTAATTCATAAGTTAGGAGCAAATTGCAAAGTAGTTATTCTCTCTCCTGACTACTTTCTTCAGAGATTATTCAGTTAGTGAAATTCAAGTACGAAAATGCTCTCTTATAATCGGGGTGGTCAAGAAATGATTTCAGCTGGAGTCGAAGTGAAAATCAGTCGCTTAGAATCCATTGTTGAGCAAATTGGAGAAGCCGTACTCTCTACCACTGAGACAATAGAACGTCTCGCAGATAGATTAGACAATCTTAGCTGCCAAGTTGAAGCACAAGGCAAGCAGCTACAGCAACAAGGCTATCAAATTTTTGCTTTGTGTGATGCTATCCAAAGCTTGGCAGAATCTCAGGATGATTCATTGCAAAGATTAACCCAACTGACACAAACTTTAGACAGGCTCACTTCGTTGATTCAGGGATCAGTTGATGGAGACTAGGGAGGAATCAATTCAAAATTCAACATGGAAGAACTTCTACAAAGAGGTGGGGAAAAGGGGACAAGGGAAAAAACGTAAAATAATCTACCATTCCCCATTCCCTACTCCCCATTCCCTATACCCTTAATTGTGTGACGGCTATCTTCCCAGAAAAACAAACATCTACATCACTTCCTGGTGTCCGTTCCCGTTTGCCATATTCCCCCACATAATAAAAATCGTCACCATCAATGCGAAAGTTGAGTGGTAAAGGTTTGGTACAAGGTTGACAGAAAACCATCTCAGGTTCTGGTTCTCCTGGTTGTAGATGGGGTAAATTGACATTCCAAAAGCATCCCGGTTCTAGGGGACGGTGAAGTAAATCGGCTAACACTTCAGCCGTTAATTTAGCTGCAAAGTCCCAATCAAAATTGAGTTTGGCTTTGCGATAGTGAGAAATAGCAATACCTGGGATACCGTGCATGGCTGCTTCTCTCACAGCCGCAACAGTACCAGAAATATAAGCATCAACTCCCAAGTTACCGCCGGCGTTAATACCCGACAAGACAAATTTGGCATCTTGGCAAATTTGTGCGACAGCAATTCTAATACAATCGGCGGGAGTACCGGCGATCGCATACTCAAAATTAGAACGTCGCTTCAAGTTAATGGGACGAGTGGTAGTAACTTGATGTCCACAACCAGATTGATGATGTTTGGGTGCAGCAATAATGACATTTTTACCGTTGACAGCCTGAAGTAAAGCTTTGATGCCAGGCGCGTCAATACCGTCATCGTTAGTGAGGATTATAGTCATAGATGGGGATTGGGAATAAAAACTTATAAATACCAACAAAATCCTAACTTTGCTCGGTTGTATCCCAAGCAGTTAAAAAGTTCCAGTCTTCGTCATCTTGCTGATTTTCAGCTTGTTGAGTATCTGGTGCTTTTCCTTGTAGTAAATTTTCATAGTCACCGGATTCTACCCACTTTAAAACTTCCGAGGCTCGCATCACCATCCAGGGCAGAAGATGTTCCATAAAGCTAAAAGTCTTAGCAAATTGACCTAAACTATCAAGATTATTAAATTCAAAAGCTCTGGCTTGCAACACAAAATCATTGATTGTGTCCTCGTTCAAATATTCTTGTGGTAATCCGCCCAATTTCATTAAGGCAGTAATAGCCACATCTTGATCTTGACAAGCCAATAAACCAGCCCTATCAGCTGTAAATTTAGCCATCATCATCCAATTGTATAAAGCAATTTCCAACCCATTGGCTGCTATTCCACCCATACCCAGTGTTGTAGTGCTGATCAAATTTTTCACAGCAGGCATAACATGAGCCATCTGTTGGTATGCCAAATACTTACCTTTAATACGTGCAACTTCATGTCCAAACACAAACAGTAGCTCATCGTGAGATAGCCATTCCATCCCTTCTAGATTGATCCCCACTACTGGCTTTTCCACACCAATAGCGTAGGCTTTAATGTATCCTGTACCACGAAACAGAAATAGTTCGGGGATAGGAACAACATCAAGAATGTTACAGGCTTCCTCAAAAGCATTATGGAGGTTGGGAAAATTACGAGGTGTGACTTTAAATTCACTACCTGTTGTTTGCATCCGCAGTAATTTATCAATACCATATTCATTGATTTTCTTCAGCAACATAGGCAGAACTGGGGTTCTTTCTAGAGTTACCAGTGCCTTGTGGTCAAATGGATGCTCATAAAACTCGGTTTTTAAGCCTGTAAATTTTTTTCTGGTCATGAGTTTGTGTAAATATTCCCAGTTGTGATCACTAGCTATAGATACAATACTCAAGAGCATAGCTTAGTGGTTTGAGGGGGCGATGGAATTATCACCAGCGAGTGTGGCTGCGATTTTTTTGGCCGGTGGCGCAACATTTGCCGGAGCGTTGCCTGTATTATTTTTAAGGCGGATTAGCGATCGCCTGACAACAGCCCTGTTGGGCTTTGGTGGCGGGGTAATGTTGGCAGCAACAGCGTTTTCGTTATTAATCCCTGGAATTGAGGCAGCAACTCAAAGCTATGGAGCAAAGCCTTTAGTCGCCCTAGTGATGCTATTGGGAATTAGCTCAGGAAGTGTGCTTTTATCGCTAGTGCATCAGTATGCACCCCACGAACATTTTATTAAGGGAGTCGATGGCGGTAAGGCTGGACGTTTAGCGCGGGTGTGGCTATTTATCATTGCGATCGCCTTGCATAACTTCCCGGAAGGCTTGGCTGTAGGCGTGAGTTTTGGTAGTGAAAATGTCCAGACAGGAATGATTACCGCCTTGGGGATTGGTTTACAGAACTTTCCCGAAGGCTTGATTGTGGCGATGTCCTTAGTGGCAGAAGGGTATACAGTCGGCTATGCGTTGTGGGTAAGTTTTCTCACCGCAACGATTGAGCCAGTTGCTAGCTTCATTGGATTAGGCGTTGTGAGCGTAGCACGGGCATCTCTACCTTGGGCGTTAACTTTTGCCGCAGGTGCAATGCTGTTTGTCATTTGCGACGAAATCATCCCAGAATCCAATCGTCGGGGACGGGAGAATGAGGGTACTATCGGGATTATCGCTGGGTTTACGCTGTTGGTCGTGCTAACAATCTTATTTGGCGAGTAATCACAAGTTGTGTGATTGGGTTGAGATGGGCTAACAAAAGCGACAGTTGCGTCGCAAACATCTTAGAGTAAAAATAAAGATCACCAAGCAGAAAGACAAAGTTAGATGGCGACAGGAATACCTAGTAGACTCAAACACAACAGCACTTTAAAAAATAGTAATAGTATTTCTTTCAGGTTAGAGTATGAGGGAAAAGTAGCAGTTGAAGATATTTTAAATATCTCTCCAGCGCAGTTGCTTTGCGTTGCTAGTGTAGAAAAACAGCCTAAAAATCGATTAATTTACGGCGAAAATTTAAGGGTTCTTAGAGCATTACTAGATGACGT carries:
- a CDS encoding ABC transporter ATP-binding protein, whose protein sequence is MKQSRRIAKLGAYLRPHWRDATFGILALLSVNGLGVYIPWLIRACVDEIANNFSWYEILRYVVVIILLSSAMWLIRMASRLWIFGVGRQVEFDLKQRIFEHLLKLEPAYFATNTIGDLISRATSDVDNVRRLLGFAVLSLANTVFAYALTLPVMLAININLTLASLAVYPLMFVLVHLFSDRLRQQQAVVQEKLSDISELIQEDVSGIALIKIYAQEENERRAFAQKNQQLLGANLALAKSRNTLFPLIGGLAGLSSLIIIWLGTTQIAAGTLAVGDFLALLIYVERLVFPTALLGFTITAYQRGEVSIDRLEAILSVTPKIQDDRGAIYLPIVQVRGELSAKNLSFTYPGATTPALDQVNFRIKPGETVAIVGAIGSGKSTLANALPRLLDIAPGQLFLDGVDITQIALADLRYAIAYVPQDSFLFSTTIKNNIRYGDPISEQENVEQVAKLAQIHPEVINFPQQYETIVGERGITLSGGQRQRTALARALLVNAPVLILDDALSSVDNQTATQILKNLSGGTERKTVVFITHQLSAAAAADRILVMDKGKIVQTGNHVQLLQKPGLYRNLWSQHQVEELLR
- a CDS encoding sensor histidine kinase; amino-acid sequence: MLDLIHNFLADGLFIPHGHCYLWKPGLVGLHILSDSLIALAYYSIPITIVYFVQKREDFPFKWILLLFGAFIVSCGTTHVMEIWTLWHPTYWLSGLMKAITAFISVYTAIILVPIIPQALALPSPAQLEVANNQLKAEIVERKTAEAALLQIKTELETIVENRTAQLKQAMLQSLATATKAQEQARKLEKALKELATTQAQLVQTEKMSSLGQLVAGVAHEINNPINFIYGNIHFTNEYTQDLLKLLLLYQKSYPQPVSAIQDYQKEVDIDFVADDLQKLLASIKMGAERIREIVLSLRNFSRLDESELKQVDIHEGINNTLLLLQNRLKFQGKHPDIQVIKEYGNLPHIDCYPGQLNQVFMNVLANAIDALEETLVKNIKPLTTPQIHIRTEVLDSNQVMIRIADNGCGMTEEVRQKIFDPFFTTKPVGSGKGLGMSISYQLIEKHGGNLKCNSSLLQGTEFLIQIPTQLKKAGGRRQEAEGRRFCLEGDSDPS
- a CDS encoding HupE/UreJ family protein, with amino-acid sequence MLNISKSPAVSLQHRHLGAIAALILISLLSSWSGLSLHHVIANGWDGLLWGIADPVLSLVSLSSIVAIGLLSAGVVQGLLITTVFLVSAILGILLHLSQINLPGAEMTVSLASIACGAILIMPHQLHWLIIAMVGAIAGCFQGYVNAQSLIGVEIIPILTYILGTVLTLYAVALSAKEITIKNALPQVNCWLGWAFCGIGIVLSRHVTHQ
- a CDS encoding sugar transferase codes for the protein MYQTPSPRVLQGTTYKDWELSFTEHPSVESKFKRGLDILGSLVGLLILAIVFIPIAIAIKLDSPGPILFSQERYGLQGRVFRIWKFRSMVNDAENLKSLVDNEADGFVFKNKNDFRVTKVGRFLRSSSLDELPQFWNVLMGDMSLVGTRPPTADEVAKYNNRHWQRLNVKPGLTGEWQVNGRSHVKDFEKIVDLDLQYQSNWHPLYDLQVIVKTIYVIFGKIGAF
- the surE gene encoding 5'/3'-nucleotidase SurE, whose amino-acid sequence is MTIILTNDDGIDAPGIKALLQAVNGKNVIIAAPKHHQSGCGHQVTTTRPINLKRRSNFEYAIAGTPADCIRIAVAQICQDAKFVLSGINAGGNLGVDAYISGTVAAVREAAMHGIPGIAISHYRKAKLNFDWDFAAKLTAEVLADLLHRPLEPGCFWNVNLPHLQPGEPEPEMVFCQPCTKPLPLNFRIDGDDFYYVGEYGKRERTPGSDVDVCFSGKIAVTQLRV
- a CDS encoding M48 family metallopeptidase; amino-acid sequence: MTRKKFTGLKTEFYEHPFDHKALVTLERTPVLPMLLKKINEYGIDKLLRMQTTGSEFKVTPRNFPNLHNAFEEACNILDVVPIPELFLFRGTGYIKAYAIGVEKPVVGINLEGMEWLSHDELLFVFGHEVARIKGKYLAYQQMAHVMPAVKNLISTTTLGMGGIAANGLEIALYNWMMMAKFTADRAGLLACQDQDVAITALMKLGGLPQEYLNEDTINDFVLQARAFEFNNLDSLGQFAKTFSFMEHLLPWMVMRASEVLKWVESGDYENLLQGKAPDTQQAENQQDDEDWNFLTAWDTTEQS
- a CDS encoding ZIP family metal transporter, with protein sequence MELSPASVAAIFLAGGATFAGALPVLFLRRISDRLTTALLGFGGGVMLAATAFSLLIPGIEAATQSYGAKPLVALVMLLGISSGSVLLSLVHQYAPHEHFIKGVDGGKAGRLARVWLFIIAIALHNFPEGLAVGVSFGSENVQTGMITALGIGLQNFPEGLIVAMSLVAEGYTVGYALWVSFLTATIEPVASFIGLGVVSVARASLPWALTFAAGAMLFVICDEIIPESNRRGRENEGTIGIIAGFTLLVVLTILFGE